A single window of Anopheles moucheti chromosome 2, idAnoMoucSN_F20_07, whole genome shotgun sequence DNA harbors:
- the LOC128299052 gene encoding uncharacterized protein LOC128299052, producing the protein MWTPSYDIIIETLTGSEFEVTVNDRDTVGYLKAEIQKYEGIPISQQHLLYNHKELSDTMEMKDIPLVKGSRVKLVLGMKGGPISSKRLFTISSDYDNWLDMSDVLSGEDLINLQSPGLKLLLYKDSKKNVHRLMKVRAEKSCDSMKGSMSRSIIGSGASGQGAYGPGNLISQKERDAAITKQKMDQIKAKLSMKKKRLGGTQVNKEEENEHQQQPKSIEQLEDRAGFGANDFAEGGSSKAIRNPTQQYRHKKRHHHYHHHQHHHHHQQHPHQHETVIKEEKTPIGYRPGTAGSGGGAALVASGHNASMVGAIGSMLPSAGTASAAHRKSMPTVIDIGRSEQEQAIPPISYGLVNLVHGTTAATTAGRSPTLELEKRSQIREHLQRNRSFKTISAKNLDFVREGSPHVSGGGLSDRHSGSAGLERSLSFHSNGILSRMGSETTLDSGYSNIRRCTAGSQLRNNHASLGTRHAGSGGGGGGACTTQSLHKLDESRVSSASLHDLIELLKYTQSKQRTISNDSLNKLMLNYSKKVYVPHHLYHHTQTGKKSLPEINPSLNNIDEYLPDYDFGLKTSSGTASATTTASAAAGAIPKMATRSEDSLDCKIASAEYAFKNAGSGGMDKSFRALYKATSEDSSVYELPKLLIREDSPVESFLGSYSQLETVAARRGESPKNNFTASNHLQDIEGPDSLDPDTQTVMPEPGLLELRPLPSSSSAAIVGETKLASESLLQFAQIAAESVKSSQTTATSLSSSSLFGSNSSLTGTAVGGDSISFAGTAVNGSGSSSAAWCQHWNHRQEHQQPHDGNFASSSVSHLINPRRHHSDLDISELELKFINTDANVSNRVPECGIATNDTVDHTNLIKLPAIPNLGTDNGWLQLSSWDTVRFGREDEDADDEEVVDEEDIPDHEEVGHDEEDDEEEEEEDNEQDRDRVTSSSCSSIRRPRESSNSTSFIHSHLSISSDEDDLLNVAEMRDGAGVVGGAYKPGGNKSKSIDLNEFRKAFGSSPTLLNGFRGGASCTRLVPQLSRLETIPSQYRRGYTNLNDACLSSSTSELECVSNGAAKKKHPGLLPPPSDDSSVLSSALLKYRKDGSVPYVRSNENLNRYKISLCTGTTARRRMGDSDEALAGSDALYLRQRQQSIGAGRHLPSIRDHLASIADSEANESADGACNGNKSVNGSNENANPNRAFVVGSDFESRFSRLSCCSAPSGDVPSKPFSPGGNRPAGSSNYRAKEHSSTVGSSAGLMRTTSTADDRSRFLFGEDATSSLQYNGSSSSTHLKPTDYYFPSDESLFNMDSFFDDFVEIDTSDIFESTEFININSGGSAGSKCDTSSNASTTLVLPDIHPKQQHPQQPPSQQHLNHHTLQRSQYGVNENLELQQHQLRVLRNLKSFTATSTDDARRQYFRAGNGQGSSSVTDSDGVAEGGIHFSAHRAFLQAGQNVRDAEEEGIASIIQHIDQERLCEQRTSSLPPDATMASSIIFHDDSERLLRLTDYPADRNLQVGTGGTNANAAQHHTTEQIKSKKLRCAQCNKKLGVIMIMKCHCEKIFCAQHRYAEAHNCSYDFKVEGRKVLEKNNPLVVADKLPKI; encoded by the exons CGAAGATTTAATAAACCTACAGAGTCCAGGATTGAAGCTTCTGCTCTACAAAGACAGCAAAAAGAACGTCCATCGATTGATGAAGGTTCGAGCAGAAAAAAGTTGCGATTCCATGAAGGGGTCTATGTCGCGTTCCATTATTGGAAGCGGCGCCTCCGGGCAGGGTGCATATGGTCCCGGGAACCTCATCAGCCAGAAAGAACGTGATGCTGCAATAACTAAGCAG AAAATGGATCAAATTAAGGCTAAGTTAAgtatgaaaaagaaaagactCGGCGGCACGCAGGTTAAtaaagaggaagaaaatgaaCATCAGCAACAACCGAAATCAATAGAACAGTTAGAAGATCGTGCCGGATTTGGTGCGAACGATTTTGCCGagggcggcagcagcaagGCAATTCGCAATCCGACCCAACAGTATAGACACAAGAAACGGCATCACCActatcaccatcatcagcatcatcatcatcatcagcaacaccCGCATCAACATGAGACTGTTATCAAAGAGGAAAAGACACCCATAGGCTATCGGCCAGGAACTGCAGGGAGTGGAGGTGGTGCAGCGCTTGTAGCCAGTGGACACAACGCTTCCATGGTGGGAGCGATCGGATCCATGTTACCAAGTGCCGGAACAGCCAGTGCCGCACACCGCAAATCCATGCCCACTGTGATTGATATTGGCCGGTCGGAGCAAGAACAGGCTATACCGCCCATTAGCTACGGGCTGGTCAACCTGGTGCACGGTACGACGGCCGCTACTACTGCGGGGCGTTCGCCAACCTTGGAGCTAGAAAAACGGTCCCAAATTCGAGAACATCTGCAGAGAAACCGTTCCTTCAAAACTATTAGCGCAAAAAATTTGGATTTTGTACGCGAAGGTTCGCCACATGTTAGCGGTGGTGGCTTAAGCGATCGGCACTCCGGATCGGCCGGTCTTGAACGATCACTATCGTTCCATTCGAATGGCATATTGAGCCGAATGGGATCAGAAACTACACTAGATAGCGGTTACAGCAACATTCGGCGCTGTACCGCTGGTAGCCAATTGCGTAATAATCACGCCAGTCTAGGCACACGGCACGCCGGaagtggaggaggaggaggtggagcATGTACGACACAGTCGCTGCACAAGTTGGATGAGAGTCGTGTATCGTCCGCTTCGTTGCATGACCTTATCGAATTGCTGAAATACACACAATCAAAACAGCGCACCATTTCCAACGATTCGCTCAATAAGCTGATGCTGAACTACTCGAAGAAAGTGTACGTGCCGCACCATCTGTATCATCATACGCAGACGGGTAAAAAATCTCTTCCAGAGATAAATCCCTCTTTGAACAACATCGATGAGTATTTGCCAGACTACGACTTCGGGTTGAAGACATCTTCCGGCACGGCCTCAGCAACTACTACTGCTAGTGCCGCCGCTGGCGCTATACCGAAGATGGCGACGAGAAGCGAAGATTCATTAGATTGCAAGATTGCTTCGGCAGAATATGCCTTCAAGAATGCTGGCAGTGGAGGAATGGACAAGTCGTTCCGCGCGCTATACAAAGCAACATCGGAGG ATAGCAGCGTTTACGAGCTTCCGAAATTACTCATCCGTGAAGATTCGCCGGTCGAATCGTTCCTTGGGTCTTACTCGCAGCTGGAAACAGTCGCAGCACGTCGCGGAGAGTCAcccaaaaataattttaccGCCTCTAACCATCTGCAAGATATTGAAGGACCCGATTCACTCGATCCCGATACGCAAACCGTAATGCCTGAACCGGGGTTGCTCGAACTAAGACCACTACCCAGCAGCTCATCGGCTGCGATTGTTGGCGAAACCAAGTTAGCATCAGAATCGCTGCTTCAATTCGCGCAAATAGCAGCCGAAAGCGTAAAATCAAGCCAGACAACCGCCACATCGTTAAGCTCGAGTTCGCTGTTCGGCAGCAACAGTAGTTTAACTGGTACGGCGGTCGGTGGCGACAGTATAAGCTTTGCAGGTACTGCAGTGAACGGCAGCGGAAGTTCGTCTGCTGCCTGGTGCCAACACTGGAACCATCGGCAAGAACATCAGCAACCGCACGACGGTAATTTTGCTAGTTCAAGCGTTTCGCATTTGATTAATCCCCGGCGCCATCATTCGGATTTGGATATCAGCGAGCTAGAGTTGAAGTTTATCAATACCGATGCGAATGTGTCGAATCGTGTTCCCGAATGTGGTATCGCAACGAATGACACAGTCGACCACACGAACCTTATCAAGCTTCCGGCGATACCGAACCTGGGCACAGATAACGGCTGGCTCCAGCTATCATCGTGGGACACTGTGCGTTTCGGGCGGGAGGACGAAGATGCGGACGACGAGGAAGTGGTGGACGAGGAAGACATACCCGACCACGAGGAAGTTGGTCACGACGAGGAAGATGATgaagaagaggaggaagaggacaATGAGCAGGATCGAGACCGAGTTACATCATCATCGTGCTCTTCCATACGAAGACCGCGCGAATCTTCGAACTCGACCAGTTTCATTCATAGTCACCTCTCGATATCATCCGATGAGGATGATCTGCTGAACGTTGCAGAAATGCGAGATGGTGCTGGCGTAGTCGGAGGTGCCTACAAACCAGGCGGTAACAAATCGAAATCGATCGACCTAAACGAATTTCGCAAAGCGTTCGGTAGCAGTCCCACCCTTCTGAACGGGTTTCGTGGAGGGGCGAGTTGTACCCGGCTTGTACCACAGCTCTCTCGTCTCGAAACAATTCCCTCGCAATACAGGCGAGGCTACACCAACCTGAACGATGCGTGCCTCTCGAGTTCTACCTCGGAACTGGAGTGTGTTAGCAACGGAGCGGCCAAGAAAAAGCATCCAGGATTGTTGCCACCACCGAGCGACGATTCGAGCGTTCTTTCATCGGCATTGCTGAAGTACCGCAAAGATGGCAGTGTTCCTTACGTGCGaagtaatgaaaatttaaatcgCTACAAGATTTCGTTGTGCACGGGCACTACGGCACGTCGACGAATGGGCGATAGTGATGAAGCTCTTGCCGGGAGCGATGCCTTGTACCTGAGGCAGCGTCAACAGTCGATAGGCGCCGGTCGACATTTGCCAAGCATTCGCGATCATCTAGCCAGCATCGCAGATTCGGAAGCAAACGAATCGGCGGATGGCGCTTGCAACGGTAACAAAAGCGTTAATGGATCCAATGAAAATGCCAACCCGAATCGAGCATTCGTGGTTGGTAGTGATTTTGAGAGTAGATTTTCAAGATTAAGTTGCTGTTCGGCTCCAAGCGGAGATGTTCCTTCGAAGCCATTCTCTCCCGGTGGTAATAGACCTGCGGGATCATCGAACTATCGTGCGAAGGAACATTCGTCGACGGTCGGTAGTAGTGCAGGACTAATGCGAACCACATCAACTGCTGATGATCGGAGTCGCTTCTTGTTTGGCGAGGACGCAACCTCATCGTTGCAGTATAATGGAAGCTCATCCTCGACACATCTCAAACCGACGGACTATTACTTCCCTTCGGACGAAAGTTTGTTCAACATGGATTCGTTTTTTGACGATTTCGTTGAGATTGACACTAGCGACATATTCGAAAGTACCGAATTTATCAACATCAATTCTGGTGGCTCTGCAGGAAGCAAATGTGATACTTCCTCCAACGCTTCGACTACCCTTGTGCTGCCCGATATACATccgaagcagcagcatccgCAGCAGCCTCCATCGCAGCAACACTTGAATCATCATACATTGCAACGTTCACAGTACGGTGTCAACGAGAACTTGGAActgcaacagcaccagctgcGGGTTCTTCGAAATTTGAAGTCGTTCACCGCTACAAGTACCGATGATGCTCGAAGGCAATACTTCCGAGCAGGAAACGGTCAGGGCAGCTCATCAGTAACGGATTCCGACGGTGTTGCAGAGGGAGGTATACACTTTTCCGCCCACCGAGCCTTCCTGCAAGCGGGCCAGAATGTGCGGGACGCAGAGGAGGAAGGTATCGCTTCAATCATTCAACACATCGATCAAGAACGGCTGTGTGAACAGCGCACATCGTCATTGCCACCAGATGCGACGATGGCATCTTCCATAATCTTTCACGATGATAGTGAAAGACTGCTAAGGCTCACGGACTATCCGGCCGATCGGAACCTGCAAGTTGGTACCGGTGGAACAAATGCAAACGCAGCCCAACATCACACGACGGAACAGATCAAATCGAAGAAGCTGCGGTGCGCTCAGTGCAACAAGAAGCTGGGCGTCATCATGATCATGAAGTGTCACTGTGAGAAAATTTTCTGCGCCCAGCATCGATACGCCGAGGCACACAACTGTTCGTACGATTTCAAAGTTGAGGGCCGTAAGGTGCTTGAGAAGAATAATCCCCTTGTTGTGGCGGATAAGTTACCGAAGATTTAA